A segment of the Candidatus Jidaibacter acanthamoeba genome:
AAACCTGAGTTCATTAATTCATCAAATAAATATGGAGCCAATGCATTTTTACTTGCTGCTTGGAATGGAAACTTAGATGCGGTGAAATATCTTCTTGAGCTAAAACCTGAGTTTATAGATTCAGTAGATAAAGATGGAGCTAATGCTTTCTTACTTGCTGCTAGGAATGGGAAATTAGATATAATGAAGTATCTATTACAACTGAAACCTGAGTTCATTAATTCATCAAATAAATATGGAGCCAATGCATTTTTAGTTG
Coding sequences within it:
- a CDS encoding ankyrin repeat domain-containing protein yields the protein KPEFINSSNKYGANAFLLAAWNGNLDAVKYLLELKPEFIDSVDKDGANAFLLAARNGKLDIMKYLLQLKPEFINSSNKYGANAFLV